AAGGGCGGCGTGGCCGGCTTCGCCAAGGGGTCCGCTGACGTCAAGCTGGAAGAAGACGGTGCTGAAACTGTGCTGACCTACGAGGCGAAGGCACAAGTGGGTGGCAAGCTTGCGCAATTGGGAAGCCGCCTGGTCGACTCCACGGCCAAGAAGATGGCCGAGGAATTCTTTGGCAAATTCACAGAGCTGGTCGGTGAAGGCCAGAAACCGCAAGAGAACGCGGCACCGGCCGAGGCGGCTGCATCTGAAGCCACGACGCCTGAGACCCCACCTGCCGCAGCAGCGCAGGACGAGTCCGAGCTGGATCCAGGCGTGGCAGAAGAAGCCAAGCGGATCGCAATTGAGGACACACCCGGTGAAGTCATTCATGCAATAGAAGAGGCAGAGCACGCGGTGGAAGAGACGCTGCAAAAGGCGGAAGAGAACCTCGAAGTTGCGGCCGGTCGAAACGCTTTCGGCGGTCCAATGGTCTGGGGACTTGCGCTTCTGGCCGTGCTCATTCTTGTTCTGGCGCTTGCAAGTTGACCCACGCGACACAGATTTGGTTTGATGAACTCAACACAACGAATTCAGGGTGCAACCTGACGCTGATAAGCGGCAGCTGGGATTTCTGGCCTGTCCGCAATGCATTCACGAGGGAGATTGATTTATGACGAAGGTATCGTTGGTTTTGAACGGGAAGTCTGTTGCGTCGGATGTTGAGGACCGTACGTTGCTTGTTTCTCTGATCCGTGATGTTCGTGGTTTGACCGGGACGCATGTTGGCTGTGACACGTCTCAGTGCGGTGCGTGTGTTGTTCATGTTGACGGGAAGGCTGTCAAGGCATGCACGATGTTGGCTGTTCAGGCGGACGGGTCTGATGTTGTGACGCTTGAGGGTCTTGGGTCGGCGGATTCGCTTCATCCTGTTCAGGCTGCGTTCCGGGAGCATCACGGTCTTCAGTGCGGGTTCTGCACGCCTGGGATGATCATGAGCGCGGTTGACATGATCAACCGTCATGGTGCGGGCAATCTGGACGAGGCGACGATCCGGGACGAGCTTGAGGGCAACATCTGCCGGTGCACGGGCTATCACAACATCGTCAAGGCGATCAAGGCGGCGTCGGACCAGATGGCTGGGATGGCCGAGGCGGCTGAATAGGCCGGGTTTTGGGTTTGGTGCGCGGGGTTTTTCTCGCGCTTTTCGGATATCCGGCCTGATTGGTTTTGGTGGCGCCGTGAGGAGAAGGCGCGGCGAGGCGGCGGCTGGTTCCGGTTCTGATTTTTGGGAGAGAGAGAATGGCAATTGAGGGGATTGGCGCGCGGGCACTGCGCAAGGAGGACAAGCGGTTCATCACGGGCAAGGGCCAGTACACGGACGACATGGTTCTGCCGGGGATGGGCCATGCGGCCTTTGTGCGCTCACCGCATGCGCATGCGAAGGTGACGGGGATTGATGCGAGCGCGGCGCTTGCGATGCCGGGTGTTGATGCGGTCCTGACGGGGGACCAGCTGATCGGGGACGGGATCGGCAATCTGATCTGCGGCTGGATGATCCACTCCAAGGACGGGTCTCCGATGAAGATGGGCGGCTGGCGGGCGCTTGAGCCTGAGGTTGTGCGCCATGTGGGCCAGGCGGTTGCCGTTGTTGTGGCCGATACGGCTGCGCAGGCGCGCGATGCGGCCGATGCGGTTGTTGTCGACTATGAGGAACTTCCGGCGGTGGTCGACCCGGTTGCCGCGCTTGAGCCCGGGGCTCCACAGATCCACCCTGAGGCGGAAGGCAACCTGATCTACGACTGGGAGATCGGGGATGCGGCAGCGGTTGATGCGGCCTTTGCAGGGGCTGCGCATGTGACGAAGATGGAGATCC
This window of the Roseibium sp. HPY-6 genome carries:
- a CDS encoding SRPBCC domain-containing protein, whose amino-acid sequence is KGGVAGFAKGSADVKLEEDGAETVLTYEAKAQVGGKLAQLGSRLVDSTAKKMAEEFFGKFTELVGEGQKPQENAAPAEAAASEATTPETPPAAAAQDESELDPGVAEEAKRIAIEDTPGEVIHAIEEAEHAVEETLQKAEENLEVAAGRNAFGGPMVWGLALLAVLILVLALAS
- a CDS encoding (2Fe-2S)-binding protein, with the translated sequence MTKVSLVLNGKSVASDVEDRTLLVSLIRDVRGLTGTHVGCDTSQCGACVVHVDGKAVKACTMLAVQADGSDVVTLEGLGSADSLHPVQAAFREHHGLQCGFCTPGMIMSAVDMINRHGAGNLDEATIRDELEGNICRCTGYHNIVKAIKAASDQMAGMAEAAE